CCATCGCTTCACCTCCGTAGGCACTGACAAACTTTATCCATTTGCCATCCTAGGAGGTGAAGCACTTTCCGTCCAATGGGTTTTTATGTAGAAAATAGCGTTGGTCGGCAACCGTGTGCCGTGTCCGTTAACCAGGGCTACAATGTAAACGTAAAGTCGCTCATCAATGCGCCTGGCATGCGGCTACTGCCGGTTGAGCGTGAGCCATAGGTCCCCGAGTCGAGAATAAGATCGCGCTCTGCCGTGAGCCCTTCGAGATTGTCGCCTAACATGCGGTAGAGCGTTTCATCGAAGCGCATAACGTTGAGTGGCGCGTGAATCTCACCGTCTTCCACCCAAAACGTGGCAAAGCGGGTCATGCCAGTAATGCGACACGCTGGACGATCGGAGTAATTCAGATACCACAGGTTGTTAATGTAAATGCCGGTATCAAGTGTTTTCAACACATCTAGTGAAGGAAGCTTTCCAGCAGCGACATCAATAGACTCCGGCATTTCTCCGTCGCTAGCGCCATTGGTCGGTACGCTATATTCTTTCGCTGATCGCGGAGAAACAAGACAGTTACGGAATACGCCATTCTCAATCAACCCAACACCGTTTGGTTTCAAGAACCCGGCATCTTGAAAATTCGGCGCTACCCCATCTTGTGTATTCTCAACCACGCTGACCATCGGATGGAGGCGAGCATTGCCTTCGACCATCTTGAGTAAAGTTGTTTGTTTGGTGCGGTGATCTTTGAGGCCAAACCCGCCCCAGCTCAATAAGCCGATAATTTCCGCCAGTGCGGTAGGTGCCAGATACACACGGTAGCGACCTGGGGCAATCGTTCGTGCTGGTCGTGCCAAGACCGCCAGTTCCTCGCTGGCTAACACAACTTTTTGGGCGAACGCGGCTGGATCCCAGACAAATCCAGCATAGCCAGTTTTTACTGCCTTATCGCCCTGCAGGTAAAAGCTCCAGTCAAAGTTGTAGCTGTAACTGGAAAACCAGTTGCGTTGGCCAAACGAATTAGCAAACCCGTTGTGAATTCCTCCTGCCGCGTAGATGCCGACCAGGTCGCGTCCACGTCCGGCTTCAAGAATCGTCGCAACAATGGCACTACTATCCTCGGGCAGTTGATTCTTCCCGTGATGTTCGGTCGAGCGCACTTCCGTGGCATACAGCAGATGGGGATCGTCGGGCAAATAGGGAAGCTTTTCACGTGCCGATGTCAGGACGTGTGCAACTCGTTCTCGGTCGAGGTCAACATCGCCTGATAGTGCGACTGTTCCTTCACTGTGGCGGTGTCCTTTGATCAAGTCGAGGGCGAGATAACGCTGCGAGACTGTTCCTGCTTGACGAACGACGCTG
This DNA window, taken from Deltaproteobacteria bacterium, encodes the following:
- a CDS encoding TldE/PmbA family protein, which translates into the protein MQEYFYHLADHLTSLLHADEIYTCSFSAEDSDFVRFNRSVVRQAGTVSQRYLALDLIKGHRHSEGTVALSGDVDLDRERVAHVLTSAREKLPYLPDDPHLLYATEVRSTEHHGKNQLPEDSSAIVATILEAGRGRDLVGIYAAGGIHNGFANSFGQRNWFSSYSYNFDWSFYLQGDKAVKTGYAGFVWDPAAFAQKVVLASEELAVLARPARTIAPGRYRVYLAPTALAEIIGLLSWGGFGLKDHRTKQTTLLKMVEGNARLHPMVSVVENTQDGVAPNFQDAGFLKPNGVGLIENGVFRNCLVSPRSAKEYSVPTNGASDGEMPESIDVAAGKLPSLDVLKTLDTGIYINNLWYLNYSDRPACRITGMTRFATFWVEDGEIHAPLNVMRFDETLYRMLGDNLEGLTAERDLILDSGTYGSRSTGSSRMPGALMSDFTFTL